A region of Centropristis striata isolate RG_2023a ecotype Rhode Island chromosome 17, C.striata_1.0, whole genome shotgun sequence DNA encodes the following proteins:
- the si:cabz01076231.1 gene encoding calcium-binding protein 2 isoform X1, giving the protein MSKAGERTPSTTSVDSAATDSSSKDVSPSGSVSETPKKSSKKAKKSQDMNKVYNSVLNSVFGAERELAQAELDELQEAFKEFDYDQDGYLNYKDVAECMRTMGYMPTEMELLEIVQQIKMRMGGLMDFEDFTELMGPRMMGETAHMLGIKELQSAFVQFDLDGDGKINQDEMKEAVKSMLGEKLKKGELEEILKELDINEDGSIDFEEFVMMLSIR; this is encoded by the exons ATGTCAAAGGCAGGAGAGAGGACACCCTCTACAACTTCTGTTGACTCTGCTGCAACAGATAG TAGTAGCAAAGATGTCTCCCCATCAGGATCCGTCTCAGAAACACCCAAGAAGTCATCCAAGAAGGCCAAGAAAAGCCAGGACATGAACAAAGTCTACAACTCTGTGCTCAACAGTGTTTTTGGGGCG GAGAGAGAACTGGCTCAGGCAGAGTTGGATG AGTTGCAAGAGGCCTTCAAAGAGTTTGACTACGATCAAGATGGCTACCTGAACTACAAGGATGTGGCTGAATGCATGAGGACTATGGGATACATGCCCACAGAAATGGAGCTGCTGGAGATTGTACAACAGATCAAGATGAGAA TGGGCGGGTTAATGGACTTTGAGGACTTTACTGAACTGATGGGACCCAGGATGATGGGAGAGACCGCTCACATGCTGGGAATAAAAGAGCTCCAGTCCGCATTTGTACAG TTTGACCTGGATGGAGATGGAAAGATCAACCAGGATGAGATGAAGGAGGCAGTGAAGTCGATGCTGGGGGAGAAGCTGAAGAAAGGAGAACTGGAGGAGATCTTAAAGGAGCTGGACATTAACGAGGATGGAAGCATTGACTTTGAAG AGTTCGTGATGATGCTCTCCATTCGCTAG
- the si:cabz01076231.1 gene encoding calcium-binding protein 2 isoform X2: MSKAGERTPSTTSVDSAATDSSKDVSPSGSVSETPKKSSKKAKKSQDMNKVYNSVLNSVFGAERELAQAELDELQEAFKEFDYDQDGYLNYKDVAECMRTMGYMPTEMELLEIVQQIKMRMGGLMDFEDFTELMGPRMMGETAHMLGIKELQSAFVQFDLDGDGKINQDEMKEAVKSMLGEKLKKGELEEILKELDINEDGSIDFEEFVMMLSIR; this comes from the exons ATGTCAAAGGCAGGAGAGAGGACACCCTCTACAACTTCTGTTGACTCTGCTGCAACAGATAG TAGCAAAGATGTCTCCCCATCAGGATCCGTCTCAGAAACACCCAAGAAGTCATCCAAGAAGGCCAAGAAAAGCCAGGACATGAACAAAGTCTACAACTCTGTGCTCAACAGTGTTTTTGGGGCG GAGAGAGAACTGGCTCAGGCAGAGTTGGATG AGTTGCAAGAGGCCTTCAAAGAGTTTGACTACGATCAAGATGGCTACCTGAACTACAAGGATGTGGCTGAATGCATGAGGACTATGGGATACATGCCCACAGAAATGGAGCTGCTGGAGATTGTACAACAGATCAAGATGAGAA TGGGCGGGTTAATGGACTTTGAGGACTTTACTGAACTGATGGGACCCAGGATGATGGGAGAGACCGCTCACATGCTGGGAATAAAAGAGCTCCAGTCCGCATTTGTACAG TTTGACCTGGATGGAGATGGAAAGATCAACCAGGATGAGATGAAGGAGGCAGTGAAGTCGATGCTGGGGGAGAAGCTGAAGAAAGGAGAACTGGAGGAGATCTTAAAGGAGCTGGACATTAACGAGGATGGAAGCATTGACTTTGAAG AGTTCGTGATGATGCTCTCCATTCGCTAG
- the LOC131989228 gene encoding mediator of RNA polymerase II transcription subunit 29-like, with amino-acid sequence MDTLLPALNIHDTSLPAERQQCVLAASKAAKAQKGRGQVCPRDDGMRDPKTAFDEAKSRCGVPRPTEAQYLGQLVLTFGRYTGRTFKWLVENDVGYVKYLVDRHVKESQRPEKRGINEEWLKDSLLKYVELFPPISCHLERNVDRAIYGMGRFRSFTFLEMWQWYKCHIADPKAGSEQERRMAQEAHTSVKQWLLMRESDITSKSLKRFRQYILDKENATPPAAAAATSRAPAAAATSHVPWSDDAPDDTALVDALATFESHGEPISTSQPPVSAGGPEQPPPLSTNVPASPEKSASKQQKPLQKPLPSSPPSTSKAASTERPKQPKQPKQQKKSKSSQPSWWRAVRKTLAASKQHKQLLLSSQPSSLPSTSEAASEQQPPEQQTPVPSTAPGQGPPDARPEEPPSTSQPPSTSQPPSTSQPPSTSQLPSTSQPPSTSQPPSTSQPASATTLSQSDSPVSVKSQKTQAMLMHFTK; translated from the exons ATGGATACTTTGCTGCCAGCCCTCAACATCCACGACACCAGCCTGCCGGCAGAGAGGCAGCAGTGTGTTCTTGCGGCCTCAAAGGCAGCCAAGGCCCAGAAGGGCAGGGGTCAGGTCTGTCCGAGGGACGACGGGATGAGGGACCCCAAGACTGCCTTCGACGAAG CAAAGAGCCGCTGTGGCGTGCCGAGGCCTACTGAGGCCCAGTACCTGGGCCAGCTGGTACTGACCTTCGGCCGCTACACCGGCCGGACCTTTAAGTGGCTGGTCGAGAACGACGTGGGCTACGTCAAGTA tCTCGTCGACCGCCACGTAAAAGAGAGCCAGCGGCCGGAGAAGCGTGGGATCAATGAGGAGTGGCTGAAAGACAGCCTCCTCAAGTATGTGGAGCTTTTTCCACCTATCTCCTGCCACCTCGAGAGGAACGTAGACAGGGCCATTTACGGCATGGGCCGTTTCCGGTCGTTTACGTTCCTCGAGATGTGGCAGTGGTACAAGTGCCACATAGCGGACCCCAAAGCCGGCAGCGAGCAGGAGCGGAGGATGGCGCAGGAGGCCCACACCTCAGTCAAGCAGTGGCTGCTGATGCGGGAGAGTGACATCACCTCGAAGTCACTCAAACGCTTCAGACAGTATATACTTGACAAAGAG AACGCCACTCCTCCTGCTGCCGCCGCCGCCACTTCAAGGGCCCCTGCAGCAGCTGCCACCTCCCACGTGCCGTGGTCCGACGACGCTCCGGACGACACTGCTCTGGTGGATGCCCTCGCCACCTTCGAGAGCCATGGAGAGCCCATCTCCACCAGCCAGCCTCCTGTGTCCGCCGGGGGTCCCGAACAGCCGCCGCCACTCTCCACCAACGTGCCAGCTTCTCCAGAGAAGTCTGCCAGCAAGCAGCAGAAGCCCCTGCAGAAGCCCCTGCCGTCCTCGCCGCCCTCCACCAGCAAGGCTGCCTCGACTGAGCGTCCAAAGCAGCCGAAGCAGCCGAAGCAGCAGAAGAAGTCAAAGTCCTCACAGCCCTCCTGGTGGAGGGCTGTGAGGAAGACTTTGGCTGCCTCAAAGCAGCACAAGCAGCTCCTGCTGTCCTCGCAGCCCTCCTCGCTGCCCTCCACCAGCGAGGCTGCCTCTGAGCAGCAGCCTCCTGAGCAGCAGACGCCCGTGCCGTCCACAGCGCCTGGTCAGGGACCCCCTGACGCTCGTCCCGAGGAGCCGCCATCGACCTCACAGCCGCCGTCGACCTCACAGCCGCCGTCCACCTCACAGCCGCCGTCGACCTCACAGCTGCCGTCCACCTCACAGCCGCCGTCGACCTCACAGCCGCCGTCGACCTCACAGCCTGCGTCTGCCACCACCTTGTCACAGAGTGACTCTCCTGTAagtgtaaaatcacaaaaaacacaagcaatGTTAATgcatttcacaaaatga